In one Camelus dromedarius isolate mCamDro1 chromosome 31, mCamDro1.pat, whole genome shotgun sequence genomic region, the following are encoded:
- the ZNF26 gene encoding zinc finger protein 26 isoform X1 — protein MATRFRTASCWGLLSFTDVSMEFTWEEWQLLDSTQKHLYRDVTLENYSNLLSVGYHGSKPDLIFKLEQGEEPWIINARLSRQSCPEGWKEWYQKNDELESVERSYACNAFGKLHVSKTHISSRQKFLKYNPHGKSLPQNLASTTSCLRKNPEKFHGYEESYFLKHQRAHSIEKNCVCNECGKAFRCKSQLIVHLRIHTGERPYECTKCERAFSAKSNLNAHQRVHTGEKPYSCIECGKVFSFRSQLIVHQEIHTGGKPYGCSECGKAYSWKSQLILHQRSHTGVKPYECSECGKAFSLKSPFVVHQRTHTGVKPHKCSECGKAFRSKSYLLVHIRMHTGEKPYQCSDCGKAFNMKTQLVVHQGIHTGNNPYQCSECGKAFGRKEQLTAHLRAHAGEKPYGCSECGKAFSSKSYLVIHRRTHTGERPYECSFCERAFCGKSQLIIHQRTHSTEKPYECSECEKAYPRKASLQIHQKTHSGEKPFKCSECGKAFTQKSSLSEHQRVHTREKPWKCSECGKSFCWNSGLRIHRKTHK, from the exons GGACTGCTGTCATTCACGGATGTGTCCATGGAGTTCACCTGGGAAGAGTGGCAGTTACTGGACTCCACGCAGAAGCACCTGTACAGGGATGTGACTCTGGAAAACTATAGCAACCTGTTGTCTGTGG GGTATCATGGTTCCAAACCTGATTTAATCTTCAAGTTGGAGCAAGGAGAAGAGCCATGGATAATAAATGCCAGACTTTCCCGCCAGAGCTGTCCAG aaggtTGGAAAGAATGGTACCAGAAAAATGATGAACTTGAAAGTGTTGAGAGAAGCTATGCTTGTAATGCATTTGGAAAACTTCACGTGAGCAAGACCCACATTTCTTCAAGACAAAAGTTCCTTAAGTATAACCCACATGGAAAAAGTTTGCCACAAAACTTAGCTTCAACCACAAGCTGTCTAAGAAAGAATCCTGAAAAGTTTCACGGATATGAAGAATCATATTTTCTGAAGCATCAAAGAGCTCACAGTATagaaaaaaactgtgtgtgtaaTGAGTGTGGGAAAGCTTTCCGATGTAAATCACAGCTCATTGTACATCTCAGGATTCATACAGGAGAGAGACCGTATGAATGCACTAAATGCGAGAGAGCCTTCAGTGCCAAGTCAAACCTTAATGCCCATCAGAGAGTCCACACAGGAGAAAAGCCCTACTCATGTATCGAGTGTGGGAAAGTCTTCTCTTTCAGGTCACAGCTCATTGTCCATCAGGAAATTCACACGGGAGGGAAGCCTTATGgttgcagtgaatgtgggaaagcctacAGCTGGAAATCACAACTTATTTTACACCAGAGAAGCCACACGGGAGTGAAACCCTATGAATGCAGTGAGTGCGGGAAAGCCTTTAGTTTGAAGTCACCATTCGTTGTGCACCAGAGAACTCATACAGGAGTGAAACCCCAtaaatgcagtgaatgtgggaaagcctttcgGAGTAAGTCCTACCTCCTGGTTCACATTAGGAtgcacacaggagagaaaccctatcagtgcagtgactgtgggaaagccttcaatATGAAGACACAGCTTGTGGTACATCAGGGAATCCACACAGGAAATAACCCTTATcagtgcagtgaatgtgggaaggcctttggCAGGAAGGAACAGCTCACTGCACATCTGAGAGCTCATGCAGGAGAGAAACCCTACGGATGCAGTGagtgtgggaaggctttcagcagCAAATCATACCTTGTTATACATAGGAGGACACACACTGGAGAGAGACCCTACGAATGCAGTTTCTGTGAGAGAGCCTTTTGTGGGAAGTCACAGCTAATTATACATCAACGAACTCACTCAACGGAGAAGCCCTATGAATGCAGcgagtgtgagaaagcctatcctCGGAAGGCATCACTTCAGATCCACCAGAAAACTCACTCAGGAGAGAAACCCTTTAAATGCAgtgagtgtgggaaagccttcactCAGAAGTCTTCTCTCAGTGAACATCAGAGAGTTCACACCAGAGAGAAACCCTGGAAATGCTCTGAGTGTGGGAAGTCCTTCTGTTGGAATTCAGGGCTTCGAATACATCGAAAAACTCACAAGTGA
- the ZNF26 gene encoding zinc finger protein 26 isoform X3, translating into MLSQGLLSFTDVSMEFTWEEWQLLDSTQKHLYRDVTLENYSNLLSVGYHGSKPDLIFKLEQGEEPWIINARLSRQSCPEGWKEWYQKNDELESVERSYACNAFGKLHVSKTHISSRQKFLKYNPHGKSLPQNLASTTSCLRKNPEKFHGYEESYFLKHQRAHSIEKNCVCNECGKAFRCKSQLIVHLRIHTGERPYECTKCERAFSAKSNLNAHQRVHTGEKPYSCIECGKVFSFRSQLIVHQEIHTGGKPYGCSECGKAYSWKSQLILHQRSHTGVKPYECSECGKAFSLKSPFVVHQRTHTGVKPHKCSECGKAFRSKSYLLVHIRMHTGEKPYQCSDCGKAFNMKTQLVVHQGIHTGNNPYQCSECGKAFGRKEQLTAHLRAHAGEKPYGCSECGKAFSSKSYLVIHRRTHTGERPYECSFCERAFCGKSQLIIHQRTHSTEKPYECSECEKAYPRKASLQIHQKTHSGEKPFKCSECGKAFTQKSSLSEHQRVHTREKPWKCSECGKSFCWNSGLRIHRKTHK; encoded by the exons ATGTTGTCACAGGGACTGCTGTCATTCACGGATGTGTCCATGGAGTTCACCTGGGAAGAGTGGCAGTTACTGGACTCCACGCAGAAGCACCTGTACAGGGATGTGACTCTGGAAAACTATAGCAACCTGTTGTCTGTGG GGTATCATGGTTCCAAACCTGATTTAATCTTCAAGTTGGAGCAAGGAGAAGAGCCATGGATAATAAATGCCAGACTTTCCCGCCAGAGCTGTCCAG aaggtTGGAAAGAATGGTACCAGAAAAATGATGAACTTGAAAGTGTTGAGAGAAGCTATGCTTGTAATGCATTTGGAAAACTTCACGTGAGCAAGACCCACATTTCTTCAAGACAAAAGTTCCTTAAGTATAACCCACATGGAAAAAGTTTGCCACAAAACTTAGCTTCAACCACAAGCTGTCTAAGAAAGAATCCTGAAAAGTTTCACGGATATGAAGAATCATATTTTCTGAAGCATCAAAGAGCTCACAGTATagaaaaaaactgtgtgtgtaaTGAGTGTGGGAAAGCTTTCCGATGTAAATCACAGCTCATTGTACATCTCAGGATTCATACAGGAGAGAGACCGTATGAATGCACTAAATGCGAGAGAGCCTTCAGTGCCAAGTCAAACCTTAATGCCCATCAGAGAGTCCACACAGGAGAAAAGCCCTACTCATGTATCGAGTGTGGGAAAGTCTTCTCTTTCAGGTCACAGCTCATTGTCCATCAGGAAATTCACACGGGAGGGAAGCCTTATGgttgcagtgaatgtgggaaagcctacAGCTGGAAATCACAACTTATTTTACACCAGAGAAGCCACACGGGAGTGAAACCCTATGAATGCAGTGAGTGCGGGAAAGCCTTTAGTTTGAAGTCACCATTCGTTGTGCACCAGAGAACTCATACAGGAGTGAAACCCCAtaaatgcagtgaatgtgggaaagcctttcgGAGTAAGTCCTACCTCCTGGTTCACATTAGGAtgcacacaggagagaaaccctatcagtgcagtgactgtgggaaagccttcaatATGAAGACACAGCTTGTGGTACATCAGGGAATCCACACAGGAAATAACCCTTATcagtgcagtgaatgtgggaaggcctttggCAGGAAGGAACAGCTCACTGCACATCTGAGAGCTCATGCAGGAGAGAAACCCTACGGATGCAGTGagtgtgggaaggctttcagcagCAAATCATACCTTGTTATACATAGGAGGACACACACTGGAGAGAGACCCTACGAATGCAGTTTCTGTGAGAGAGCCTTTTGTGGGAAGTCACAGCTAATTATACATCAACGAACTCACTCAACGGAGAAGCCCTATGAATGCAGcgagtgtgagaaagcctatcctCGGAAGGCATCACTTCAGATCCACCAGAAAACTCACTCAGGAGAGAAACCCTTTAAATGCAgtgagtgtgggaaagccttcactCAGAAGTCTTCTCTCAGTGAACATCAGAGAGTTCACACCAGAGAGAAACCCTGGAAATGCTCTGAGTGTGGGAAGTCCTTCTGTTGGAATTCAGGGCTTCGAATACATCGAAAAACTCACAAGTGA
- the ZNF26 gene encoding zinc finger protein 26 isoform X2, which produces MATRFRTASCWGLLSFTDVSMEFTWEEWQLLDSTQKHLYRDVTLENYSNLLSVGYHGSKPDLIFKLEQGEEPWIINARLSRQSCPGWKEWYQKNDELESVERSYACNAFGKLHVSKTHISSRQKFLKYNPHGKSLPQNLASTTSCLRKNPEKFHGYEESYFLKHQRAHSIEKNCVCNECGKAFRCKSQLIVHLRIHTGERPYECTKCERAFSAKSNLNAHQRVHTGEKPYSCIECGKVFSFRSQLIVHQEIHTGGKPYGCSECGKAYSWKSQLILHQRSHTGVKPYECSECGKAFSLKSPFVVHQRTHTGVKPHKCSECGKAFRSKSYLLVHIRMHTGEKPYQCSDCGKAFNMKTQLVVHQGIHTGNNPYQCSECGKAFGRKEQLTAHLRAHAGEKPYGCSECGKAFSSKSYLVIHRRTHTGERPYECSFCERAFCGKSQLIIHQRTHSTEKPYECSECEKAYPRKASLQIHQKTHSGEKPFKCSECGKAFTQKSSLSEHQRVHTREKPWKCSECGKSFCWNSGLRIHRKTHK; this is translated from the exons GGACTGCTGTCATTCACGGATGTGTCCATGGAGTTCACCTGGGAAGAGTGGCAGTTACTGGACTCCACGCAGAAGCACCTGTACAGGGATGTGACTCTGGAAAACTATAGCAACCTGTTGTCTGTGG GGTATCATGGTTCCAAACCTGATTTAATCTTCAAGTTGGAGCAAGGAGAAGAGCCATGGATAATAAATGCCAGACTTTCCCGCCAGAGCTGTCCAG gtTGGAAAGAATGGTACCAGAAAAATGATGAACTTGAAAGTGTTGAGAGAAGCTATGCTTGTAATGCATTTGGAAAACTTCACGTGAGCAAGACCCACATTTCTTCAAGACAAAAGTTCCTTAAGTATAACCCACATGGAAAAAGTTTGCCACAAAACTTAGCTTCAACCACAAGCTGTCTAAGAAAGAATCCTGAAAAGTTTCACGGATATGAAGAATCATATTTTCTGAAGCATCAAAGAGCTCACAGTATagaaaaaaactgtgtgtgtaaTGAGTGTGGGAAAGCTTTCCGATGTAAATCACAGCTCATTGTACATCTCAGGATTCATACAGGAGAGAGACCGTATGAATGCACTAAATGCGAGAGAGCCTTCAGTGCCAAGTCAAACCTTAATGCCCATCAGAGAGTCCACACAGGAGAAAAGCCCTACTCATGTATCGAGTGTGGGAAAGTCTTCTCTTTCAGGTCACAGCTCATTGTCCATCAGGAAATTCACACGGGAGGGAAGCCTTATGgttgcagtgaatgtgggaaagcctacAGCTGGAAATCACAACTTATTTTACACCAGAGAAGCCACACGGGAGTGAAACCCTATGAATGCAGTGAGTGCGGGAAAGCCTTTAGTTTGAAGTCACCATTCGTTGTGCACCAGAGAACTCATACAGGAGTGAAACCCCAtaaatgcagtgaatgtgggaaagcctttcgGAGTAAGTCCTACCTCCTGGTTCACATTAGGAtgcacacaggagagaaaccctatcagtgcagtgactgtgggaaagccttcaatATGAAGACACAGCTTGTGGTACATCAGGGAATCCACACAGGAAATAACCCTTATcagtgcagtgaatgtgggaaggcctttggCAGGAAGGAACAGCTCACTGCACATCTGAGAGCTCATGCAGGAGAGAAACCCTACGGATGCAGTGagtgtgggaaggctttcagcagCAAATCATACCTTGTTATACATAGGAGGACACACACTGGAGAGAGACCCTACGAATGCAGTTTCTGTGAGAGAGCCTTTTGTGGGAAGTCACAGCTAATTATACATCAACGAACTCACTCAACGGAGAAGCCCTATGAATGCAGcgagtgtgagaaagcctatcctCGGAAGGCATCACTTCAGATCCACCAGAAAACTCACTCAGGAGAGAAACCCTTTAAATGCAgtgagtgtgggaaagccttcactCAGAAGTCTTCTCTCAGTGAACATCAGAGAGTTCACACCAGAGAGAAACCCTGGAAATGCTCTGAGTGTGGGAAGTCCTTCTGTTGGAATTCAGGGCTTCGAATACATCGAAAAACTCACAAGTGA